A region from the Thermanaeromonas toyohensis ToBE genome encodes:
- the htpX gene encoding zinc metalloprotease HtpX gives MRRQLKPDRGLQARMFLTMFLLAALYLFFGVVLWQAGVGYTGVALIVGLMLVAQYYFSDQLVLWSMGAKEVSPREAPELHALVERLAALADVPKPRVAIVDTPLPNAFATGRSPSHAVVAVTTGLLERLNPPELEAVLAHELSHIRHRDMAVMTIASFFATVASFLVQQFYYWGFWGYGDREDRDNRGGAMVVYLVSLVVWILSYFLINALSRYREFAADRGSALLTGAPGQLASALIKISGLMQRIPTRDLRQAEALNAFFIVPALSGESLLELFSTHPSLERRLAYLRELEREMEGH, from the coding sequence TTGCGTAGGCAGCTTAAACCTGATAGAGGTTTGCAGGCCCGGATGTTTTTAACCATGTTTTTGTTGGCGGCCCTATACCTTTTCTTTGGGGTGGTCCTTTGGCAGGCCGGGGTAGGGTATACGGGTGTGGCTCTTATTGTGGGTTTGATGCTGGTAGCCCAATACTATTTTTCCGACCAGCTGGTCCTGTGGTCCATGGGCGCAAAAGAAGTCAGTCCACGAGAAGCACCGGAGCTCCATGCTTTGGTAGAGAGGCTAGCAGCTTTGGCAGATGTGCCTAAACCTCGGGTAGCTATAGTGGATACACCTTTACCTAATGCCTTTGCTACTGGGCGTAGCCCGTCCCATGCGGTTGTTGCCGTTACTACTGGCCTGCTCGAACGCCTCAACCCGCCTGAGCTAGAGGCAGTTCTAGCCCATGAGCTAAGCCATATCCGGCATCGCGATATGGCGGTAATGACCATTGCCAGTTTCTTTGCTACAGTGGCTTCCTTCCTGGTCCAGCAGTTTTATTATTGGGGTTTCTGGGGCTACGGTGACCGGGAAGATCGAGATAACCGTGGGGGAGCCATGGTAGTATACCTGGTTTCTCTAGTGGTCTGGATTTTAAGCTATTTTCTGATTAATGCCCTCTCACGCTATCGTGAATTCGCTGCCGACCGGGGTTCGGCGCTACTTACGGGCGCTCCAGGGCAGCTTGCTTCAGCCCTTATAAAAATAAGCGGGCTGATGCAGAGGATCCCTACCCGGGACCTGCGTCAAGCTGAAGCTTTGAATGCTTTCTTCATTGTTCCTGCCCTAAGCGGGGAGAGTTTACTTGAGCTTTTCTCCACCCATCCTTCCCTAGAACGACGCCTGGCGTATCTCCGAGAGCTCGAACGGGAGATGGAGGGTCACTAG
- a CDS encoding SHOCT domain-containing protein: protein MLLWYLMVVAILALAFYGVVALVTRGKGGQLLAPLAPDDPLRILKQRYARGEISEEEYRRMREELKE, encoded by the coding sequence ATGTTACTGTGGTACCTTATGGTAGTGGCCATCCTCGCCTTAGCCTTCTATGGCGTGGTGGCCCTTGTTACCCGCGGAAAAGGAGGCCAATTACTTGCTCCTTTGGCCCCTGATGATCCTTTACGCATCTTAAAACAACGTTATGCCCGCGGGGAGATAAGTGAGGAGGAATATCGACGAATGCGAGAAGAGTTAAAGGAATAA
- a CDS encoding YeeE/YedE family protein, with the protein MLSYPFSTYTELNPAEVVGVPAGVKSQLPQALIFLALALGLTAWLRSQDILLAGTWLFGLSLGYVLQRSRFCFVACFRDPWITGNTSLSRALVLSLMIATLAFALASLYLDRPGEVYPVGWHMLLGGFIFGIGMVLAGGCATGTLTRAGEGHVLQWLVLIAFILGSLWGAHDFGWWHKVFIKEAPLIFFPDWAGWFWALFLQIVFLGGIYLGLLRLERRAFPGTLSTSSIQIKGLEEVSKQPFWSRAWPYWVGGVLIALLDAGLLVFRGSPWGITTAFTYWGAKIYRLLGGAPESWYYFMLPENALALKTPFFREPRTILNLGIIAGSLLSALFASEFRARFPRSFQGATWSLAGGLLMGYGARVGMGCNIGSFFNGIASLSLHGFVFGLGLVLGAYLGIHLLLRFLVGDLSKA; encoded by the coding sequence GTGCTTAGCTATCCTTTTTCTACATATACTGAGCTTAATCCTGCTGAGGTGGTAGGAGTGCCGGCCGGGGTGAAGTCTCAACTACCCCAGGCTCTAATCTTTTTAGCTTTAGCCTTAGGGTTAACCGCCTGGTTGAGAAGCCAGGATATTTTGCTAGCCGGGACCTGGCTGTTCGGCTTAAGCTTAGGTTACGTCCTGCAGAGGAGCCGTTTCTGTTTTGTGGCTTGTTTCCGGGACCCTTGGATCACGGGGAACACTTCCTTAAGCCGGGCCCTGGTGCTCTCCCTTATGATTGCTACCCTGGCCTTTGCTTTGGCCTCCCTGTATTTAGACCGTCCGGGCGAGGTGTACCCGGTCGGGTGGCATATGCTGCTGGGAGGGTTTATTTTTGGAATAGGTATGGTATTGGCCGGAGGTTGCGCTACCGGAACCTTAACTCGGGCGGGCGAAGGCCATGTGCTCCAATGGCTGGTTTTAATAGCCTTCATTCTTGGTTCCCTATGGGGGGCCCATGATTTTGGATGGTGGCATAAGGTTTTTATTAAGGAGGCGCCCCTCATCTTTTTCCCGGACTGGGCGGGTTGGTTCTGGGCCCTCTTTTTACAGATAGTTTTTTTGGGCGGGATTTACTTAGGGCTACTTCGCCTAGAAAGAAGGGCTTTCCCAGGCACCCTCAGTACTTCCTCTATTCAAATAAAAGGTCTCGAAGAGGTAAGTAAACAACCCTTCTGGTCCCGCGCCTGGCCTTATTGGGTAGGAGGGGTGCTAATAGCTTTGCTAGATGCTGGACTTTTGGTGTTTAGGGGTAGCCCCTGGGGTATAACCACTGCCTTTACTTATTGGGGAGCAAAGATCTACCGTCTGCTGGGTGGAGCTCCAGAATCCTGGTATTATTTTATGCTGCCTGAGAATGCCCTGGCGTTAAAAACGCCTTTTTTTCGTGAGCCCCGGACTATTTTAAATCTAGGTATAATAGCTGGTTCCCTTCTTTCGGCCCTGTTCGCTTCGGAATTCCGGGCGCGCTTTCCCAGAAGTTTCCAGGGAGCAACCTGGTCCTTGGCCGGAGGCCTCCTTATGGGGTATGGTGCCCGGGTAGGTATGGGATGCAACATAGGTAGCTTTTTCAATGGGATAGCTTCGTTATCCTTGCATGGATTTGTATTTGGATTAGGGTTAGTATTAGGTGCTTATCTAGGCATCCATCTTCTGCTACGCTTTCTAGTGGGGGACCTATCGAAAGCTTGA
- a CDS encoding DedA family protein: MENIIAAVLQTITATIAAFGYWGIGAGMAIESACIPLPSEVILPFGGYLVSTGRLEFWATVLAGTLGGTLGSIIAYLVGLWGGRPFLKKYGRYVFFSEKEFAAAERWFNRYGEFTVFFTRLLPVIRTFISLPAGIANMPFWRFVVYTFLGSLPWSIALVYAGQVLGSNWEALAPLFHRFDAVIGVAILALLFFYLWHRQHRS, from the coding sequence ATGGAGAACATAATTGCAGCGGTATTACAAACGATAACGGCGACAATTGCCGCCTTCGGGTATTGGGGTATAGGTGCAGGTATGGCTATTGAAAGCGCCTGTATCCCCCTGCCAAGTGAGGTTATCCTGCCCTTTGGTGGCTATCTTGTAAGTACCGGCCGTTTAGAATTTTGGGCTACTGTCCTGGCTGGTACTCTAGGAGGTACTTTAGGGTCCATTATAGCTTATCTGGTCGGTTTATGGGGTGGACGCCCCTTTCTTAAAAAATACGGCCGGTATGTTTTCTTCTCCGAAAAAGAATTCGCCGCAGCGGAAAGGTGGTTTAACCGCTACGGCGAATTTACTGTCTTCTTTACCCGCCTCTTACCAGTAATCCGCACCTTCATATCTCTACCGGCCGGCATCGCCAACATGCCCTTCTGGCGGTTTGTGGTTTATACCTTCCTCGGCTCCTTGCCCTGGTCTATAGCCCTGGTTTATGCCGGGCAAGTGCTAGGTAGTAACTGGGAAGCCCTTGCTCCCCTTTTTCACCGCTTCGATGCGGTAATAGGGGTGGCAATCTTAGCTTTACTCTTCTTTTACCTGTGGCACCGTCAACATCGATCTTAG
- a CDS encoding 4Fe-4S dicluster domain-containing protein gives MARLGMLIDLNRCVGCHGCSVACQAEWELLPEQHFTRVHRYEVGSFPKVRGGVVLTQCMHCDDPPCSKVCPTGATQKRPDGLVIVDEKKCIGCRYCESACPYGARSFNRERSIVQKCYFCYHRTDKGKKPACVETCMAGARFFGDLEDPGSEINKLIRARKAIRIAGTGLAYVPPRNWPMDRSLLPPDFKEPGTVRVWQDLVRPAGKAAMGLAAAAVVTSLLINTFNKGGGHRAGKED, from the coding sequence ATGGCTCGCCTAGGGATGCTCATCGATCTCAATCGCTGCGTGGGGTGCCACGGGTGTTCGGTGGCCTGCCAGGCAGAGTGGGAACTTTTGCCCGAGCAGCACTTCACCCGGGTGCATCGGTATGAAGTGGGAAGTTTTCCTAAAGTGCGGGGAGGGGTGGTCCTCACCCAGTGCATGCATTGTGATGATCCCCCCTGCTCTAAGGTTTGCCCTACAGGGGCCACCCAGAAGCGGCCGGACGGCCTGGTGATAGTGGACGAAAAGAAATGTATCGGTTGCCGCTACTGCGAGTCTGCCTGCCCTTATGGTGCCCGAAGTTTTAACAGAGAGCGGAGCATAGTCCAGAAATGTTACTTTTGCTACCACCGGACAGACAAGGGGAAAAAGCCTGCCTGTGTGGAAACTTGCATGGCCGGCGCCAGGTTCTTCGGGGATTTGGAGGATCCAGGAAGCGAAATCAATAAGCTTATCAGAGCCAGGAAGGCTATAAGGATAGCTGGTACAGGTTTAGCCTACGTACCGCCTCGCAACTGGCCGATGGACCGTTCCCTCCTTCCCCCAGACTTTAAAGAGCCCGGTACTGTACGGGTCTGGCAGGACCTGGTTCGGCCGGCAGGGAAGGCAGCCATGGGTCTGGCGGCAGCCGCTGTGGTGACCAGCTTATTGATAAATACCTTTAACAAGGGAGGCGGCCATCGTGCAGGAAAAGAGGATTGA
- a CDS encoding sulfite exporter TauE/SafE family protein: MYNLYTWIAAPLAVFTAGALQGITGFGFALIAVPLLLLVFDARMAIALNLLISFCTQLALSFRVRQGIIKPLLINLFQGSLLGLPLGLYIFLHFDVRTLKIIISILTIGFALLLLQKNITLACPASQWVERLVGSLSGFLTTSVGIPGPPVILFLNTQGLSKDKFRATSSAYFTLLYPVSLALLASFGGLNINAAFTAFILLPFAFLGSHLGIFLFPRIPQKYFRQGVPLLVIATGLYSLFSTLL, translated from the coding sequence ATGTATAATCTTTATACTTGGATCGCTGCTCCCTTGGCCGTCTTTACAGCTGGAGCTTTACAAGGTATAACCGGTTTTGGCTTTGCTTTAATAGCTGTACCTCTTTTATTATTGGTTTTCGATGCCCGCATGGCTATAGCCCTAAATCTTCTAATCTCTTTCTGTACTCAGTTGGCTTTAAGTTTTAGAGTCCGGCAAGGGATTATAAAGCCGCTTCTCATTAACCTTTTCCAGGGGAGCCTCTTGGGGCTGCCCCTAGGGTTGTATATATTTTTGCATTTTGATGTAAGGACACTTAAAATTATCATTAGCATCTTAACGATAGGCTTTGCCTTGCTTTTACTACAAAAAAATATTACATTAGCCTGCCCGGCCAGCCAGTGGGTGGAACGTCTTGTGGGTAGTCTTTCGGGTTTCTTAACTACTAGTGTAGGAATCCCAGGGCCACCAGTAATATTGTTTTTGAATACTCAAGGATTATCTAAAGACAAATTTCGCGCCACTTCCTCTGCCTACTTCACCCTCCTCTACCCTGTTAGCCTTGCCCTTTTAGCTAGCTTTGGAGGTCTTAATATAAATGCTGCCTTTACTGCCTTTATTCTCCTGCCCTTTGCCTTTCTAGGAAGCCACCTGGGAATTTTTCTTTTCCCTCGCATCCCTCAAAAATATTTCCGTCAAGGTGTCCCTTTGTTGGTTATAGCTACAGGGCTTTATTCCTTATTTAGCACTTTACTTTAG
- a CDS encoding formate dehydrogenase subunit gamma, translated as MQEKRIERFNLAERLGHWSHGITFVVLLVTGSALVFRGFSTLLGPEGLKVTRTLHHFFAYPFTFLTVLILLIGTPRSVYQWLKECFTWSREDWQFLRLFPRQFFGLPAKMPEQGKFNAGEKLNSLLTIFGSLWMMGTGWILLFRDRFDAQVVAWAHPLHSAGALLMGAVLVGHVYLALCHPECREAIKGMIWGSVSETFAREHHLRWYRELKERAKATSSEKRVA; from the coding sequence GTGCAGGAAAAGAGGATTGAGCGCTTTAACCTGGCTGAGCGTCTGGGACACTGGAGCCATGGTATTACCTTTGTGGTGCTCTTGGTGACAGGGTCGGCACTAGTATTCCGGGGCTTTAGCACCCTTCTGGGGCCGGAAGGCCTTAAGGTAACCCGTACTTTGCATCATTTCTTCGCTTATCCCTTTACATTTTTGACCGTGCTCATTCTGCTCATAGGAACGCCGCGGAGTGTATACCAATGGCTTAAGGAGTGTTTTACCTGGAGTAGGGAAGATTGGCAGTTCTTACGGCTATTCCCCCGTCAATTTTTCGGTTTACCGGCCAAAATGCCGGAGCAGGGCAAGTTCAACGCTGGAGAAAAGCTAAATTCCCTCTTGACCATCTTCGGCTCCCTATGGATGATGGGTACCGGCTGGATACTCCTCTTCCGCGATCGTTTCGATGCCCAAGTAGTAGCTTGGGCCCATCCCCTGCATTCCGCTGGAGCTCTCTTGATGGGCGCTGTGCTTGTAGGCCATGTTTACCTGGCCCTCTGCCATCCCGAATGCCGCGAAGCCATAAAGGGTATGATTTGGGGCTCGGTCTCGGAAACCTTTGCTCGGGAGCACCACTTACGTTGGTACCGGGAGCTTAAGGAACGAGCTAAGGCAACTAGTAGTGAAAAGCGAGTGGCATAA
- the pspAA gene encoding PspA-associated protein PspAA: MIIRVLTEGQYRVEGEALNELDRLDNHLLDAISNNDEEGFNRYFREVLALIRGHGKKVPDTELIESDLILPAPDTTLAEARELFASYPRDLLQD; this comes from the coding sequence GTGATCATCCGGGTCCTCACCGAAGGCCAGTACAGGGTAGAGGGAGAAGCTTTAAATGAGCTTGACCGCTTAGATAACCACCTCCTGGACGCCATAAGCAACAATGACGAAGAAGGATTTAATAGATACTTCCGGGAAGTCCTAGCTTTGATACGGGGCCATGGTAAAAAGGTACCGGATACAGAGCTAATAGAATCTGATCTTATCTTACCTGCTCCAGATACTACGCTGGCTGAGGCTAGGGAGCTTTTTGCAAGCTACCCTCGAGATCTGCTACAAGACTAA
- a CDS encoding S66 peptidase family protein, with translation MKTKTSHSLIKPPALKPGDTIGIVAPASPLISPSYLKQGIKRLEDWGFRVALGRSLRAFTSEEDSQYLAGSDEERKKELETMFASPGVKALICLRGGYGSLRLLPRLNYELLQANPKIFVGYSDVTALHIALIQRARLVTFHGPMIYPELGGELSPFTVSSLLTVLTGPPPSYTLYPLPGAPAFSITPGRASGRLIGGNLSLLASTLGTPFEIKTEGCILFWEEVDEPLYRLDRLLTQLLLSGKLQAAAGIAVGECVGCGNLKEFRELLEDVLHPLGIPSFYGFPCGHGPHLATLPLGVRVTLDASEGWLRLEESPLS, from the coding sequence ATGAAGACTAAAACAAGTCACTCTCTGATTAAACCCCCGGCCTTGAAACCTGGCGATACCATCGGTATAGTAGCGCCAGCCAGCCCCTTAATTTCCCCCAGTTACCTAAAGCAAGGGATAAAACGCCTAGAGGATTGGGGATTTCGGGTGGCACTGGGCCGCTCGCTCCGCGCTTTTACTTCGGAAGAGGATAGTCAGTATCTGGCCGGCTCTGACGAGGAACGAAAGAAAGAACTAGAAACCATGTTCGCCTCCCCAGGGGTTAAAGCCCTTATTTGCCTGCGTGGTGGATACGGAAGCCTCCGCCTCCTCCCCCGCTTAAATTATGAGCTTTTGCAAGCTAACCCTAAAATCTTCGTCGGATATAGCGATGTTACTGCCCTGCACATAGCGCTCATCCAACGGGCGCGCTTGGTCACCTTCCATGGTCCTATGATTTACCCGGAACTGGGTGGTGAGCTCAGCCCCTTCACCGTTTCCTCCTTGCTGACTGTATTAACTGGTCCCCCACCCTCTTATACCTTATACCCCCTTCCCGGCGCCCCCGCCTTCAGCATCACACCCGGTCGAGCTAGCGGGCGGCTTATAGGGGGAAACCTCTCCCTGTTAGCTTCCACCCTAGGTACCCCTTTTGAGATAAAGACAGAAGGTTGCATCCTCTTTTGGGAAGAAGTAGATGAGCCTTTGTACCGCCTGGACCGCTTGCTTACCCAGCTTCTCCTTTCGGGTAAGCTCCAAGCAGCAGCCGGGATCGCCGTAGGAGAATGTGTGGGTTGTGGAAATCTTAAAGAGTTTAGGGAGCTCCTCGAGGATGTACTGCACCCCCTTGGGATCCCCTCCTTCTACGGTTTCCCTTGTGGCCATGGACCCCATCTTGCTACCCTACCTTTGGGAGTTCGGGTTACCCTAGATGCAAGCGAAGGGTGGTTACGGTTAGAGGAATCCCCCCTGTCCTAG
- the pspAB gene encoding PspA-associated protein PspAB has translation MGFWDALLGRAKVPPPRSEPLFALTTARFTLEAETGWKPAGRAGIVLRPAEDSAFAGATEEAEKLLKLAAQEMGSHIEVLKDEYSYLWFVFKDQDWEDLVALAHMAGQTLMEQGFGDRLLAAVFRLEKEGAPAPILYLIFNYKRGNFYPFLPYPRKDKERDHAGEMRLFALLEKELPWEKDLSRWYPLWDNPV, from the coding sequence GTGGGCTTTTGGGATGCTTTACTGGGGCGGGCTAAAGTGCCTCCCCCGCGAAGTGAGCCCCTTTTTGCCCTTACCACGGCCCGCTTTACTTTAGAGGCTGAGACAGGCTGGAAACCTGCAGGAAGGGCTGGTATAGTTCTTCGACCGGCAGAGGATAGCGCTTTTGCCGGTGCGACCGAGGAAGCCGAAAAACTCCTTAAGCTTGCGGCCCAAGAGATGGGTAGTCACATAGAGGTACTTAAGGATGAGTATAGCTACCTGTGGTTTGTATTTAAAGACCAAGATTGGGAAGACCTGGTGGCTTTAGCCCACATGGCCGGGCAAACTTTAATGGAACAGGGTTTTGGAGACCGGTTGCTGGCAGCTGTTTTTAGACTGGAAAAAGAGGGGGCTCCGGCTCCTATCCTTTACTTAATCTTTAACTATAAGCGGGGAAATTTCTATCCCTTCTTACCCTATCCAAGGAAGGATAAGGAGAGGGATCACGCGGGGGAAATGCGCCTTTTTGCCCTTTTAGAAAAGGAACTCCCTTGGGAGAAGGACTTGAGCCGCTGGTATCCCTTGTGGGATAACCCTGTATAG
- a CDS encoding molybdopterin-containing oxidoreductase family protein, which translates to MLAAKISRRTFLKASAAAGALATLGSGFTVLPKVRPVEAATEEKVVPSICEMCGVKCGILVRVREGRVVKIEGNPKDPQANGRLCARGNAGMKTLYDPDRLKSPLKRTGEGQFQPITWEEAFKEIGEKLKELRHRYGPQSLVWLAHPELIAPWEKHFMAAFGSPNYTGHAPTCYSSRNVAFEQMYGGVPGTDYANVRYYIALGRNLTGGIKNPDIQKIVAAKEKGAKLVAVDPRLSEFAFFADEWIPIRPGTDLALILAMIHVIINENLYDAAFVAERTVGFEELKAGVTTYTPEWAAQITGIEASTITRLARELAAAKPAAVVDPGWHAVTGSQYFNSLQTARAVAALNALLGNLGAKGGLTFPPKIKLGDPSPLMGPKPQAINAPRWDGAGAGKWALIKAHGMIQLFPQRVKENDPYPIKAVIINHLNPVRSCPDSQAFIEALKKLELVVAIDIQMNDTAYYAHYILPESTYLERYDPIMTVGNKVILRQPAVPPLFDTKGGEEIIAGLAEACGLGEYFRFTLEHYNNALLAPLGLTQEKLAQEGVAEVLAEKPDYTKLNTPSGKIELACPAFVKVGSTLTPAWEPPKVQPKEDNFRFIQGHVPVHTHTTTDNNAYLMALMPENELWIHPSRAAKLGIKSGDMVEVASEVGKVRVKARVTEGIHPEAVFLAHGFGCLVPVKRLAYNRGANDSMLIPIMAAPISGAAAQCETLVTVRKVG; encoded by the coding sequence ATGTTAGCCGCCAAAATTTCCCGGCGTACTTTCCTTAAAGCTTCGGCTGCGGCAGGAGCCCTGGCTACGCTGGGTAGTGGATTTACAGTGCTTCCCAAGGTAAGACCAGTAGAGGCAGCTACTGAGGAAAAGGTGGTTCCCAGTATATGCGAAATGTGCGGTGTAAAGTGCGGCATTTTGGTGCGGGTCAGGGAGGGCAGGGTAGTAAAGATCGAGGGCAACCCTAAAGATCCCCAGGCCAATGGCCGCCTATGTGCCCGGGGTAACGCGGGGATGAAAACTCTCTACGATCCTGACCGTTTAAAAAGCCCCCTTAAGCGGACGGGCGAGGGACAGTTCCAACCTATTACCTGGGAGGAAGCCTTTAAAGAGATCGGCGAGAAACTTAAGGAGTTAAGACACCGTTATGGTCCCCAGTCCTTGGTTTGGCTGGCCCATCCAGAGCTTATCGCTCCATGGGAAAAACATTTTATGGCCGCCTTCGGTTCGCCCAATTACACCGGTCATGCGCCGACATGTTACAGCAGCCGCAATGTAGCCTTTGAACAGATGTACGGCGGGGTACCGGGCACCGACTATGCCAATGTGCGGTATTACATTGCTTTAGGCCGGAACCTTACCGGAGGTATCAAAAACCCGGATATTCAGAAGATCGTAGCGGCCAAGGAGAAGGGTGCTAAGCTGGTGGCCGTAGATCCCCGTCTTAGCGAATTCGCCTTCTTTGCTGATGAATGGATACCCATCCGGCCAGGGACGGATTTGGCCCTCATCTTGGCCATGATCCATGTCATCATTAACGAAAACCTTTATGATGCTGCTTTTGTAGCTGAGCGCACTGTTGGTTTCGAGGAACTCAAGGCAGGTGTTACCACCTATACTCCGGAATGGGCCGCCCAGATCACCGGGATCGAGGCTTCTACCATTACCCGCCTGGCCAGGGAGCTTGCGGCGGCTAAACCGGCAGCAGTGGTGGATCCTGGTTGGCACGCGGTGACCGGATCTCAATACTTTAATAGCCTACAGACGGCTCGGGCGGTGGCAGCCCTCAACGCTCTCTTAGGGAACTTGGGTGCCAAGGGGGGCCTTACCTTCCCGCCCAAGATTAAGTTGGGGGATCCTTCGCCCCTTATGGGACCTAAACCGCAAGCTATTAATGCTCCTCGCTGGGACGGGGCCGGGGCAGGCAAATGGGCTCTCATTAAAGCCCACGGTATGATTCAGCTTTTCCCCCAGCGGGTAAAGGAAAACGATCCTTACCCCATTAAGGCCGTGATCATAAACCACCTCAACCCTGTGCGTTCCTGTCCCGATTCCCAAGCCTTTATTGAGGCCTTAAAGAAGCTGGAACTGGTGGTAGCCATTGATATTCAGATGAACGATACAGCTTACTACGCCCATTACATTTTACCCGAGTCCACTTACCTGGAGCGCTACGATCCCATAATGACTGTGGGCAATAAAGTTATCTTGCGCCAGCCAGCAGTGCCGCCCCTTTTCGACACTAAAGGAGGAGAAGAAATAATTGCTGGCCTGGCGGAGGCTTGCGGCCTCGGTGAATATTTCCGGTTTACGCTAGAGCATTACAATAATGCCCTCCTCGCTCCCTTGGGGCTTACCCAAGAGAAGCTGGCTCAGGAGGGGGTAGCTGAGGTGCTAGCTGAAAAACCAGACTACACCAAACTTAACACTCCTTCCGGGAAAATTGAACTAGCTTGTCCGGCCTTCGTGAAGGTAGGTAGCACTTTGACCCCGGCTTGGGAGCCGCCTAAGGTGCAACCTAAGGAGGACAATTTCCGCTTTATCCAGGGCCACGTTCCTGTGCACACCCATACCACTACGGATAACAACGCTTACCTTATGGCCCTGATGCCGGAGAACGAGCTGTGGATCCATCCCAGCCGGGCCGCAAAGCTGGGTATTAAGTCGGGGGATATGGTGGAAGTCGCTTCTGAGGTGGGTAAAGTTAGGGTTAAAGCCCGGGTCACGGAAGGTATCCATCCCGAGGCCGTCTTCCTCGCCCACGGGTTTGGCTGCCTTGTCCCTGTAAAAAGGCTGGCCTACAATCGGGGAGCCAACGACAGCATGCTCATTCCCATTATGGCTGCTCCTATATCAGGAGCAGCTGCCCAGTGTGAAACCTTGGTTACTGTACGAAAGGTGGGATAA
- a CDS encoding PspA/IM30 family protein: MGVLSRMSTIFKAKINKLLDAAEDPHETLEYSYQRQLELLQKVKRNLADVVASKKRLELQVVRLKENMDKLEKQAREALELGREDLAKAALERKQSLASQLEGLEEQIKGLEQEQEKLATVEARLQAKVEAFRTKKEVIKAQYSAAQAQVKISEAVTGLSEELADVSLAIQRAEEKTESMRARAAAIDELVAKGVLEDALEAGQDPLEAELRRASITNKVEEELARLKKEVGKE, encoded by the coding sequence ATGGGTGTTTTGTCCCGCATGTCCACTATTTTTAAAGCTAAGATCAATAAGCTCCTCGATGCCGCTGAAGATCCCCATGAGACACTAGAGTATTCTTACCAGCGGCAATTGGAGCTTCTGCAGAAGGTTAAACGTAATTTGGCTGATGTGGTGGCTTCTAAGAAGCGCCTGGAGCTACAAGTAGTACGTTTAAAGGAAAATATGGATAAGCTAGAAAAGCAAGCCCGCGAAGCTTTAGAGTTAGGGAGGGAGGATCTCGCTAAGGCCGCCTTAGAGCGCAAGCAGTCCCTGGCCAGCCAATTAGAAGGGTTGGAAGAGCAGATTAAAGGCTTAGAGCAGGAACAGGAAAAGCTGGCTACCGTGGAGGCTCGCCTCCAGGCTAAAGTGGAGGCCTTCCGCACCAAGAAAGAAGTTATCAAAGCACAGTATTCGGCTGCCCAGGCCCAGGTTAAAATCAGTGAAGCAGTAACTGGCTTGTCCGAGGAACTGGCCGATGTTTCTTTGGCTATCCAGCGGGCGGAAGAGAAAACAGAGAGCATGCGGGCTCGTGCAGCGGCTATAGACGAGCTGGTGGCCAAAGGCGTCTTGGAAGATGCTTTAGAGGCCGGTCAAGATCCTTTGGAAGCGGAGCTACGCCGCGCTTCCATTACTAATAAAGTAGAAGAAGAGCTAGCTAGACTCAAGAAGGAGGTGGGGAAGGAGTGA